AGAAACCTCTTCTATTACTTGTTCGGATTCTGTTGCAATCGGTTCTTCAATAGGGTCAACTGCATCTTCCATAGCACCAATCGGTGCAATTACCTCCGGTTGCTCAGCACCCAATGCAGTTTCCTGCTCTGAGGCATGAACGGTTCCAGCGCCTAAGATAAGTGATGTACCTAATAATACTGACGCAGCACCAAAATGATATTTTCTGATTGAAAAACGCTGTTTCAAGCCGTACCAATCAAAAGATTTTTTTCTTGTATTCTTCAATAAATTCTCTCTCCATTCTAAAACTAAACTAGCAACCTCATGGTAACAGAACAATTTTTTCCCGTCAACAAAGAAAGTGTGAAAAATATCTTCTCCCCTATAAATGTTTTTTATTTGAGATTTTTAGTTTTGTTATTTATTAATTTTATTATAAAATGCTAATAAATTGCTGTTTTTCATGTAGGCAGGCAGGAGAAATAAACCGTTAATGGATAATGAAACCTGAATTATTCGCCAAATTCATTAAGGGGTAGTCAAAAGGGAATTCAATACAAAAAAACACCCCATGATGTGAACCATGAAGTGCCTTGAAACGTTGATACACCAACGATATTAACGTTTTGAGAATTGTGAAGCTTTACGAGCTTTCTTAAGACCTGGTTTTTTACGTTCAACCATACGAGGGTCACGTGTTAATAATCCAGCTGCTTTTAAAGCAGGACGGAAATCAGGATCTACTGTTAACAATGCACGTGCGATACCGTGACGGATTGCACCAGCTTGACCAGAGTATCCCCCACCGTTTGCGTTAACTAATACATCGTATGAACCTAATGTTTCAGTTACAGCAAATGGTTGTTTCATAACTTCGTGTAAGTGAGGGAATGGAATGTATTCATCTAATGCTTTACCATTGATTGTGATAACACCAGTTCCTGGCACTAAGCGTACACGAGCTACTGAGTTTTTACGACGACCTGTACCTAAATATTGTGCTTTAGCCAATTGCTTTCCCTCCTTAAATTAATGTAGTGATGTCTAATGCTTTAGGTTGTTGAGCAACATGATTGTGTTCAGCACCAGCATAAACATGTAATTTTGTAAATTGTTTACGACCTAAACGCGTATCAGGTAACATACCTTTTACAGATAACTCCACTAATTTACGTGAGTTTTTAGTACGTAAGTCACCAGCAGAAATAGATTTTAATCCACCTGGGTAACCTGAGTGACGGTGATAAATTTTATCAGACGCTTTTTTACCTGTTAATGCTACTTTATCCGCATTGATTACGACTACGAAATCACCTGTATCTACGTGAGGTGTGAAAGTCGGTTTATTTTTTCCACGTAAAATTGAAGCAACGACAGCAGAAAGACGACCTAAAGGCACATCTGTAGCATCTACTAATACCCAGTTACGTTCAACTTCGTTCTTTTTAGCCATATATGTTTGACGCACGATTGTTTCCTCCATTAATAAATCTAGTTGTTTGACAATTACTATTGAGTTTCCGGGGCTCATAGTGGGGCAAACAATACCGTCTATTATCTTACCGTCAACCACTACTAAAGTCAAGTCTTTTCACGCCATTTTTCAAAAAAATCACACGAAATTTACTGCTCAATAACGATTGCGTTTTCACCTATCGGACCTCTTAAAAATGCGTGCCAATACTTCTATCAGCACGCATTTATCATTATTTAGAAACCACAATAATCGTTTCGCAAAACACACTAGCAAACAGTTGCTCAATTGACATCATAAGTTGTCACAACAGTCACACGTTTACGGCTACGTCCACTAGTGGCGCTCTGCTCGCGCTAGTTACTGCAACTCCACTTCCCTCATCGCCAAATGATTCACCGCATCTTGCATTTTCGCAAGATGACCTTCGTCGGTTACGACAATGAGTAAATCTCCTGCTTGAATACGTAAATCACCTTTGGTTACAAATTCTTTTTCACCACGACGAATCGTCGCAATAATAATATCTTTTGGCCATGCAATTTCTTTAACCATTCGACCAACTAATTTACTTTCAACTGGAACTGGTACTTCAAACACTGTCCGTCTACCGGTATGTTCATCGTCTTCATCATGACTCATCTTCTCAGCCAACACTTCATAGATTGGTGCCATTTTCAAGAATTCTGCGGTCAAATATGCACTCAGCACACATATTCCCAACGGCATCAATTGATTTAATCCACCAACCATTTCAGTGACTAATAATAACGACGTCAACGGTGCCTTACCGATGGCAGCAAAATACCCTGCCATCGCATAAATGACAAAACTTGAATAATATGCTTCTGGCACATGTAAAACACTCACTGCCATTTCACCAAACAAACTACCAATAATCGCACCTAATGACAGAATCGGTAAGAAAATACCACCTGGCAATCCAGTACCGTATGACATCATCGCTAGGATAAAGCGGCAAATAAATAATCCAAATAAAAATATCATCGCTGGTTGCTTTTCTACTAAATCAAACACCAATTCGCCGCCACCAAATAATAAATCTTGACTGTACAATCCAATTGGAATCATGATTAAAAAGCCAATCACACTATAAAAATGCTTCGGAACTTTAGGAAATAAAGTGCTGTAAATTTTAGGTAGCGCGAAGATGCCTTGCTGATACAGCCAACCAAGTAAACCGAGCACCACACCAAGTATCACAATCACCCAATATAAATGAACAGGAAACACTTCATAATTGCCTAAATTTAGCGAGGGAGTGAGACCGAAAAATTGTAATGACACAAAATTAGATACCAGCCCAGCTGTTAAAGTCGTCAATACCACATTGCGACTAAAATTATGATGAACTTCTTCCAGTACAAACATTAAACCAGCAATCGGCGCATTAAAAGCGGCAGCTAAACCCGCTCCAGCCCCGGCAGAAATCAATACATTTTCCTGTACTTTATTACTTTTTAACGTACTAGCAACACCTTGACCAACTGCCGCTCCGAGTTGAATGGACGGCCCTTCGCGTCCTAAAATCAATCCCGAGCCAATAGCCAAGGCACCACCGACAAATTTTTTCCATAAAATGCGCCACCAGTTCATCGATAGCTTGCCCTGTAACTGTAATTCAACTTGTGGTATCCCACTACCTTTAATGTGCGGCTCTGACTTTACGATTAGGCCTAATATGATTGCCAAAATCAGTGATACTAGCACCCATAATAAAAGCCACCATGGCTGATGCCAATGTTGTGTGAGAAAATGATTCACTTCCAGTACGACGTCAATCCATTTCGTAATCAGCCAACGAAAGGCACTGACTACAAATCCAGCACACAAGCCAACTGCGACACCAGCAATAATATATTTACTTTTACGACTCACTACCGAAACATTTTGATGTTTCCTTATCATCTATCTGTCATCTCTTCCTATTTTGAATTTGTATCGGACAGCTAAAGCTGCTGTTTAACCGTTTATCCTAGTAGTCTTCAATGCTTACAATAATTGTAACTCGTCATCTTTTTCAAAAGGATTCGTTTCATTAATATGGTCATAGAAGAAAATCCCTTTTAAATGATCTAATTCATGTTGCACAACAATCGCTTCATAATCACGTAAGCGCAATTCATGAAACTCGCCTTTTACATCTTGATACGTCAATGTAATGCGTTTTGGACGCGGTACATATCCCGGCACGTCACGATTGACTGATAGACAGCCTTCGCCATCACGTAGCGCCACTTTTTGGACCGAATGGCGCGTAATTTTCGGATTGAAAAGTACATCACTTAATAATGCACCAACTTCGTTGCCTTCTTCATCATATTGCATTAAATGCACCGCAAAAATTTGTTTGCTAAGATTGATTTGTGGGGCAGCTAAACCGACACCGGCACGTAAATCGTATTGCTCTGCAATTTCTTCATCTTGACTATTCACTAAAAATTCGTGCATTAAACGTGCTGTCTCTTTTAATTCATCCGAAAGAGGAAACTCAACTGGTTCAGCTACTTGACGTAGTGTTGGATGTCCTTCTTCAATAATATCTTTCATTGTTAACATATATCGCATTACTCCTTTTTTAGGCTCCAATGAGCTGAAATGACACCACTTCACAAAACACTTTGTGCGGCACCAATGTGCACACGAGAAAGCTGCATTTGTTGGATTAACATCCACTTTAGAAGTCTCCTCTGTGCGTTACTCATACACTCGAAACTCCTTCCTGTGGTTTATCCTCGCTTCCTCTAAATAGTATTCTGGTGCGTTCGATTGGCTTCTCGTCCACTTCAGAAGCCGCCTCTATGACCGATGCACACGCCAGAAACTTCCCCTCTGGTTCAAGCCTAAACACCCTCACTTACCATCATATGGTATTTTCATTCATTCCGGGTGGCTTGTCATCCGCTTCGCAAAGCTCTATAAATGTCCCTGCACTTCTTCAACAGCTATTTCTGTGATTTAAGACAAACCTCTTCCAACCTATGTCTTCCAGTGGTCCATTTCAAAACACTCATTTTCGCATCATGTTTTATTATTTTAACCTTATTTGTTGTGGTAATTTTATTTTTAGAAAACACTGACAATTCACTCGTTATCTGCAACTAACTAGTTTGCTAACCTACTCGACACTGCCAAAACTTCAGTTACACCGTGCCAAGCTGTCAGACACCTGCAATATCGCGGCTTTCTATCTTATTCTTCTTCACTACTTTGACGGCGGAAGCCTTTCAAGACATACATTTGACGCTCCTCATCAAATTCGACTGACTCAACCAATGTTTTTTTTCGATACAATGCCAGTAATTCTGACTCATATGGCTGGATATCTACCGCAAACGATTCGCTCGCCGCAATAATTTCTTGCCATATTGCTTGTTTCAATTGCTCGACATCATCCGCATCCAAAGCTGAGACCACAACATATGGAAACAGCGTCGGCGTGAACTGCCCTTCAATTTTATCTTTCTTGTTATAAACCGTCAATATCGGTAAATGTTCCATCTCTAATTCTTGAATCAAATTCATGACTGTTTGCTCTTGCATCAACCGGTCAGGGCTTGATGCATCAACAACATGCAATAATAGGTCAACATAACGCATTTCTTCTAAAGTTGACTTAAAAGCTTGAATCAATGAAGTCGGCAACTCTTCGATAAAACCTACCGTATCGGTTAACGTAAACGCATCATGTCCATTAATCGTCATTTGCCGGGTCAATGGATCTAACGTCGCAAATAATTGGTCCTGCACATAAGTCTCACTCATCGTCAACTCTCGTAATAAAGTGGATTTTCCAGCATTAGTATACCCAACTAAACCGATATTAAACTCACGCCCGCTACGACGACGTAACCGTGTCCGTTCGCGATGTTCTGATAATTGTGCCAATTCTTTTTTTATCGTCGTCATTAAACTACGAATATGGCGACGGTCACTTTCTAATTTAGTCTCCCCCGGACCACGTGTCCCGATACCTGCACCGAGTCGCGATAAATGTTTACCTTGTCCGTGTAAACGAGGCAATAAATAATCATATTGAGCTAGTTCTACTTGTAATTTGCCTTCTCGGCTTCTCGCCCGCATGGCAAAAATATCTAAAATCAACTGTACCCGGTCAATCACCCGCACACCTAATTCTGACTCTAAATAACGATTCGTACTCGGTGACAATTCATTCAGTGAAATTACTAAGTCGATATCTTCTTTAGCAATCTGATCTTTTATATCCAATAATTTACCACTACCAACGGATGATTTAGAATCTTGTCGGCTCAACTTTTGCGTGATTGACTTAACGGGAATACCGCCAGCCGTTTCCGTTAGTGATGCCATTTCTTTCATTAGTACCTGGAATTTTTCATCCGTATAGCGGTCGGTTTGCACACCCATAATTAATACACGTTCAGGTTGTAATTCTGTTTCAATCATTGCGTTCCTCCTCTCTAATCTAATTCCAGTTATTTCATTAAAATATCGACTACTTCATCTAGCTCATGAAGCAGTCTATTACTTCTCCAACCATTAAGGCAATGGTTCACTATTTGCCACACTGTATTCTTATTCAGTTCTCCTAGGTTGATTTGTCGTCTACTCTGCAAAATCTTTCGATATAAAGAATCACACGACAACATTTTGCGTTCCGTTGCATTCGAGGTGACTTGGCTTGGCGCCCACTTCAGAAGTTGCCTCTACGCTCTGTTTACACGCCAGTAACTTGAATTCCAGTACGGTCAGATTGAGTTAGCTTGGCGTCTGCTACAAATGTTCCTTCTATGCTCTGCGCAACTTGAATCCCGGTGTTCAAGACGTTAATCCTCATTTTCACTATTCATTCCAATGCTCTAGACATGACATCTCATTTTCACTATTCATTCCAGTGCTCAAAACATGATGTCTCTCTCACCTATTCTACTTTGCTAAATGCTGCTGCACCAATTTTATCGCATCATCAACCCCATCTTGTGAATCCAACCAATGCGTATCGCTGATTCGATTACGAAACCATGTCAATTGA
The genomic region above belongs to Aerococcaceae bacterium zg-1292 and contains:
- the rpsI gene encoding 30S ribosomal protein S9, with product MAKAQYLGTGRRKNSVARVRLVPGTGVITINGKALDEYIPFPHLHEVMKQPFAVTETLGSYDVLVNANGGGYSGQAGAIRHGIARALLTVDPDFRPALKAAGLLTRDPRMVERKKPGLKKARKASQFSKR
- the rplM gene encoding 50S ribosomal protein L13 — its product is MRQTYMAKKNEVERNWVLVDATDVPLGRLSAVVASILRGKNKPTFTPHVDTGDFVVVINADKVALTGKKASDKIYHRHSGYPGGLKSISAGDLRTKNSRKLVELSVKGMLPDTRLGRKQFTKLHVYAGAEHNHVAQQPKALDITTLI
- a CDS encoding ClC family H(+)/Cl(-) exchange transporter, giving the protein MIRKHQNVSVVSRKSKYIIAGVAVGLCAGFVVSAFRWLITKWIDVVLEVNHFLTQHWHQPWWLLLWVLVSLILAIILGLIVKSEPHIKGSGIPQVELQLQGKLSMNWWRILWKKFVGGALAIGSGLILGREGPSIQLGAAVGQGVASTLKSNKVQENVLISAGAGAGLAAAFNAPIAGLMFVLEEVHHNFSRNVVLTTLTAGLVSNFVSLQFFGLTPSLNLGNYEVFPVHLYWVIVILGVVLGLLGWLYQQGIFALPKIYSTLFPKVPKHFYSVIGFLIMIPIGLYSQDLLFGGGELVFDLVEKQPAMIFLFGLFICRFILAMMSYGTGLPGGIFLPILSLGAIIGSLFGEMAVSVLHVPEAYYSSFVIYAMAGYFAAIGKAPLTSLLLVTEMVGGLNQLMPLGICVLSAYLTAEFLKMAPIYEVLAEKMSHDEDDEHTGRRTVFEVPVPVESKLVGRMVKEIAWPKDIIIATIRRGEKEFVTKGDLRIQAGDLLIVVTDEGHLAKMQDAVNHLAMREVELQ
- a CDS encoding peptide deformylase, with translation MLTMKDIIEEGHPTLRQVAEPVEFPLSDELKETARLMHEFLVNSQDEEIAEQYDLRAGVGLAAPQINLSKQIFAVHLMQYDEEGNEVGALLSDVLFNPKITRHSVQKVALRDGEGCLSVNRDVPGYVPRPKRITLTYQDVKGEFHELRLRDYEAIVVQHELDHLKGIFFYDHINETNPFEKDDELQLL
- the hflX gene encoding GTPase HflX, which encodes MIETELQPERVLIMGVQTDRYTDEKFQVLMKEMASLTETAGGIPVKSITQKLSRQDSKSSVGSGKLLDIKDQIAKEDIDLVISLNELSPSTNRYLESELGVRVIDRVQLILDIFAMRARSREGKLQVELAQYDYLLPRLHGQGKHLSRLGAGIGTRGPGETKLESDRRHIRSLMTTIKKELAQLSEHRERTRLRRRSGREFNIGLVGYTNAGKSTLLRELTMSETYVQDQLFATLDPLTRQMTINGHDAFTLTDTVGFIEELPTSLIQAFKSTLEEMRYVDLLLHVVDASSPDRLMQEQTVMNLIQELEMEHLPILTVYNKKDKIEGQFTPTLFPYVVVSALDADDVEQLKQAIWQEIIAASESFAVDIQPYESELLALYRKKTLVESVEFDEERQMYVLKGFRRQSSEEE